The following coding sequences lie in one Fundulus heteroclitus isolate FHET01 chromosome 20, MU-UCD_Fhet_4.1, whole genome shotgun sequence genomic window:
- the eya2 gene encoding eyes absent homolog 2 isoform X1, translating into MAAYGQTQYSPALQPAGPYAAYTHHTQGYSMPSYNIKTEDGLSHSPGQTGLLGYSNFSGTPPSQSLYSYSHTHGAGISSGLFQGTHAISSSTPFNPTQQEFSAYSSYSQSQYSPYYNSHHYNSPYITSSNISPAAITAPLPYQHPEHSVMMPNHSPESHTADYHPPPSPPTPGKEEGIPGRRGSDSKLRGRKRVIDPAPPLDSDIERVFIWDLDETIIIFHSLLTGTFSSRFGKDSSKAVSLGLWMEEMIFNLADSRLFFNDLEECDQVHIDDVASDDNGQDLSTYNFGSDGFQSPAGAGSLCLGSGVHGGVDWMRKLAFRYRRVKEIYNTYKNNVGGLLGSPKREEWLQLRREMEVLTDLWLTQALKALALINSRPNCVNVLVTTTQLIPALSKVLLYGLGSAFPIENIYSATKTGKESCFERVSQRFGRRAVYVVIGDGAEEEAVAKKKNMPFWRVSCRADLEALSHALEMDYL; encoded by the exons ATGGCTGCATACGGACAGACTCAGTACAGCCCTGCCCTTCAACCCGCAGGACCATACGCAGCGTACACGCACCACACACAAGGTTATAGCATGCCCTCTTACA acATAAAAACTGAAGATGGTCTGAGTCACTCTCCAGGACAGACGGGTCTGCTGGGCTACTCAAACTTCAGCGGCACCCCTCCGAGTCAAAGCCTCTACAGCTACTCACACACACATG GCGCTGGTATTTCATCTGGACTCTTTCAAGGGACACATGCAATCTCGAGTTCAACCCCATTCAACCCAACCCAACAA GAATTTTCGGCATATTCCAGCTACAGTCAGAGTCAGTACTCTCCCTATTATAATTCACATCACTACAACAGTCCCTACATAACCAGCAGCAACATCAGTCCTGCAGCAATCACAGCTCCATTACCCTATCAGCACCCAGAGCACTCGGTAATGATGCCCAATCACAGCCCAGAGTCACATACAG CAGATTACCACCCGCCTCCCAGCCCGCCAACACCAGGTAAAGAAGAGGGAATCCCAGGACGAAGGGGATCCGATAGCAAGttgagaggaagaaaaagagtCATTGACCCCGCTCCCCCTCTTGACTCCGATATAGAG CGTGTGTTTATCTGGGATCTGGATGAAACCATCATCATTTTCCATTCGCTCCTCACGGGAACTTTCTCCTCACGGTTTGGCAAG GACTCATCAAAGGCTGTTTCTCTCGGTTTGTGGATGGAAGAAATGATCTTCAATCTAGCCGACTCAAGACTCTTTTTCAATGACCTGGAG GAATGTGACCAGGTTCATATCGATGACGTGGCATCAGATGACAATGGACAAGACCTGAG CACTTACAACTTTGGGTCGGATGGCTTCCAGAGCCCAGCAGGAGCAGGATCGTTGTGCCTGGGGTCAGGCGTCCATGGAGGGGTGGACTGGATGAGGAAGCTGGCTTTCCGATACCGCAGAGTCAAGGAGATCTACAACACTTACAAGAATAATGTTGGAG GTTTGCTGGGCAGTCCCAAGCGAGAGGAATGGTTACAGCTGAGGAGAGAGATGGAAGTCCTGACTGACCTGTGGCTGACTCAGGCACTAAAAGCCCTGGCTCTCATCAACTCCAG GCCTAACTGTGTGAATGTGTTGGTGACCACCACCCAGCTTATCCCGGCTCTCTCCAAGGTGTTGCTGTACGGTCTTGGCTCAGCCTTCCCAATAGAAAACATCTACAGCGCAACAAAGACAG gaAAGGAGAGCTGTTTTGAGCGTGTGTCTCAGAGGTTTGGTCGCAGGGCGGTCTATGTGGTAATAGGAGATGGAGCCGAAGAGGAGGCCGTAGCCAAGAAG AAGAACATGCCATTCTGGAGGGTGTCCTGCCGGGCTGATCTGGAGGCTTTGAGCCATGCACTGGAGATGGACTACCTCTAG
- the eya2 gene encoding eyes absent homolog 2 isoform X2 yields the protein MAAYGQTQYSPALQPAGPYAAYTHHTQGYSMPSYNIKTEDGLSHSPGQTGLLGYSNFSGTPPSQSLYSYSHTHGAGISSGLFQGTHAISSSTPFNPTQQEFSAYSSYSQSQYSPYYNSHHYNSPYITSSNISPAAITAPLPYQHPEHSVMMPNHSPESHTDYHPPPSPPTPGKEEGIPGRRGSDSKLRGRKRVIDPAPPLDSDIERVFIWDLDETIIIFHSLLTGTFSSRFGKDSSKAVSLGLWMEEMIFNLADSRLFFNDLEECDQVHIDDVASDDNGQDLSTYNFGSDGFQSPAGAGSLCLGSGVHGGVDWMRKLAFRYRRVKEIYNTYKNNVGGLLGSPKREEWLQLRREMEVLTDLWLTQALKALALINSRPNCVNVLVTTTQLIPALSKVLLYGLGSAFPIENIYSATKTGKESCFERVSQRFGRRAVYVVIGDGAEEEAVAKKKNMPFWRVSCRADLEALSHALEMDYL from the exons ATGGCTGCATACGGACAGACTCAGTACAGCCCTGCCCTTCAACCCGCAGGACCATACGCAGCGTACACGCACCACACACAAGGTTATAGCATGCCCTCTTACA acATAAAAACTGAAGATGGTCTGAGTCACTCTCCAGGACAGACGGGTCTGCTGGGCTACTCAAACTTCAGCGGCACCCCTCCGAGTCAAAGCCTCTACAGCTACTCACACACACATG GCGCTGGTATTTCATCTGGACTCTTTCAAGGGACACATGCAATCTCGAGTTCAACCCCATTCAACCCAACCCAACAA GAATTTTCGGCATATTCCAGCTACAGTCAGAGTCAGTACTCTCCCTATTATAATTCACATCACTACAACAGTCCCTACATAACCAGCAGCAACATCAGTCCTGCAGCAATCACAGCTCCATTACCCTATCAGCACCCAGAGCACTCGGTAATGATGCCCAATCACAGCCCAGAGTCACATACAG ATTACCACCCGCCTCCCAGCCCGCCAACACCAGGTAAAGAAGAGGGAATCCCAGGACGAAGGGGATCCGATAGCAAGttgagaggaagaaaaagagtCATTGACCCCGCTCCCCCTCTTGACTCCGATATAGAG CGTGTGTTTATCTGGGATCTGGATGAAACCATCATCATTTTCCATTCGCTCCTCACGGGAACTTTCTCCTCACGGTTTGGCAAG GACTCATCAAAGGCTGTTTCTCTCGGTTTGTGGATGGAAGAAATGATCTTCAATCTAGCCGACTCAAGACTCTTTTTCAATGACCTGGAG GAATGTGACCAGGTTCATATCGATGACGTGGCATCAGATGACAATGGACAAGACCTGAG CACTTACAACTTTGGGTCGGATGGCTTCCAGAGCCCAGCAGGAGCAGGATCGTTGTGCCTGGGGTCAGGCGTCCATGGAGGGGTGGACTGGATGAGGAAGCTGGCTTTCCGATACCGCAGAGTCAAGGAGATCTACAACACTTACAAGAATAATGTTGGAG GTTTGCTGGGCAGTCCCAAGCGAGAGGAATGGTTACAGCTGAGGAGAGAGATGGAAGTCCTGACTGACCTGTGGCTGACTCAGGCACTAAAAGCCCTGGCTCTCATCAACTCCAG GCCTAACTGTGTGAATGTGTTGGTGACCACCACCCAGCTTATCCCGGCTCTCTCCAAGGTGTTGCTGTACGGTCTTGGCTCAGCCTTCCCAATAGAAAACATCTACAGCGCAACAAAGACAG gaAAGGAGAGCTGTTTTGAGCGTGTGTCTCAGAGGTTTGGTCGCAGGGCGGTCTATGTGGTAATAGGAGATGGAGCCGAAGAGGAGGCCGTAGCCAAGAAG AAGAACATGCCATTCTGGAGGGTGTCCTGCCGGGCTGATCTGGAGGCTTTGAGCCATGCACTGGAGATGGACTACCTCTAG